In the genome of Andrena cerasifolii isolate SP2316 chromosome 5, iyAndCera1_principal, whole genome shotgun sequence, one region contains:
- the LOC143368778 gene encoding 26S proteasome non-ATPase regulatory subunit 2, translating to MTGKRGQEKESEMNEEDTTLQEELLQLVDVLTDENAMLVSLSQLRLLMQTSTTSMTSVPKPLKYLRNSYDTLKSAYNRVQAKDVKKQYAEVLSVLSMAGAAPGSKECLEYCIQGNVANPGEWGHEYVRQLETEIVDEWSNAPIREEKRIRLQLAPLVKNIIEFDMKHNAEIPGCDLCLEIDQLNFLNDCLDSTNFERVCRYLEGCAAYSEDTEKRQILQIVAGQYLRFEEFCKAILVALQLSDSDLIYNCLATCPDSLTRKQLAFMLARQRDNPLRKEYEGDDAKDIEVILSNSHLNGHFQVLARELDILEPKHPDDIYKTWLETNTLRRTDHDSARANLASSFVSGFVHAGFGQDKLMANTEDCWVYKNKDRGMLSTTASLGLIHMWDVDGGLVPIDKYLYTSEDFIKSGALLAIGLVNCGVRNECDPALALLSDYVLSDSRTLRIGAVLGLGLAYAGSRRTDVTELLAGVLADNKSTMEVASLSAIAIGLINVGSCDPDLSSMLLQRLLEFTPGELSSIYSRFLPLSLGMIYMGCRDAIDAPSAALEVLPDPYKLSSQTMLQVCAYAGTGDVLIVQELLRICSEPVEGESVPPTPASSPAPCCCDPKPRTSEPPTKNIKEKSEEKKGASKEIGSSQAIATLGVAAVGLGEGTEDSRIFGQIGRYGSLSARRAMPLALGLASLSTPDLSVLDVLNKYSHDNDPDVANNAIFALGLVGAGTNNARLATMLRQLACYHAKNPLHLFLVRISQGLVHLGKGTLSISPLRYASKVLDHAALAGLMVVLVAFLDCRDLILGKSHYLMYCLALAMEPRWLVTLDENLQSLPVSVRVGKSVDVVGKAGNPKSISGGYVHTTPTLLTSGERAELALDEYEPVSSVLEGFVILRERAAS from the exons ATGACGGGGAAACGTGGTCAGGAGAAAGAATCAGAGATG AACGAAGAGGATACAACCCTACAAGAGGAGCTGCTGCAATTAGTGGACGTGTTAACA GACGAAAACGCGATGCTGGTGTCGCTGAGCCAGTTGCGGCTGCTGATGCAGACGTCGACCACCTCGATGACTTCCGTGCCAAAGCCGCTCAAGTACTTGCGGAACTCTTACGACACCTTGAAGAGCGCCTATAACAGGGTGCAGGCGAAGGACGTGAAGAAACAGTACGCGGAAGTGCTGAGCGTACTCTCGATGGCGGGAGCTGCCCCAGGATCCAAAGAGTGTCTGGAGTACTGCATCCAAGGGAACGTCGCTAATCCTGGGGAGTGGGGTCACGAATATGTTAGACAGTTGGAGACCGAAATCGTGGACGAATGGAGTAACGCCCCTATCAGGGAGGAGAAACGAATTAG ACTCCAGCTAGCTCCACTGGTTAAAAATATCATAGAGTTCGACATGAAGCACAACGCAGAGATACCAGGATGCGATCTGTGCTTGGAGATCGACCAGCTGAACTTCCTCAACGACTGTTTGGACAGCACGAACTTCGAAAGGGTCTGCCGTTACTTGGAAGGCTGTGCAGCCTATAG CGAGGATACCGAGAAAAGGCAAATACTGCAAATCGTGGCTGGCCAGTACTTGAGGTTCGAGGAGTTCTGCAAAGCCATCTTAGTAGCCCTGCAGCTCAGCGACTCAGATCTCATCTACAACTGTTTAGCAACTTGCCCCGACAGCTTAACACGAAAACAACTGGCGTTTATGCTCGCAAGGCAAAGG GACAACCCCCTGAGGAAGGAATACGAGGGCGACGATGCCAAGGACATCGAAGTGATCCTGAGCAACAGTCACTTGAACGGTCACTTCCAGGTGCTCGCTAGGGAGCTCGATATCCTTGAACCCAAGCACCCGGACGACATTTACAAGACCTGGCTGGAGACAAACACTTTGAGGCGCACGGATCACGATTCGGCGAGGGCCAATCTAGCGTCCAGCTTCGTGTCTGGCTTTGTGCACGCTGGATTTGGCCAGGACAAGCTGATGGCGAACACGGAGGACTGTTGGGTTTACAAGAATAAG GATCGCGGGATGCTTTCAACTACCGCCTCCCTAGGTCTGATACACATGTGGGACGTGGACGGTGGTCTGGTGCCCATTGACAA ATACCTCTACACGAGCGAGGACTTCATCAAATCAGGCGCGTTGCTCGCTATAGGCCTCGTAAACTGTGGTGTTCGTAACGAATGCGACCCAGCGTTAGCTCTTCTCAGCGATTACGTGCTATCCGACAGCAGAACGCTGAGAATCGGGGCTGTTTTGGGACTTGGATTAGCCTACGCTGGTTCAAGGAGGACCGACGTGACCGAATTACTAGCAGGCGTCCTGGCGGACAACAAAA GCACCATGGAAGTTGCGTCGCTCAGTGCAATCGCAATTGGATTGATAAACGTTGGCTCCTGTGATCCTGATTTGTCCTCGATGCTTCTGCAGAGACTGCTAGAGTTCACCCCCGGAGAACTGTCAAGTATTTACTCCAG attcCTACCGCTATCCCTGGGGATGATCTACATGGGCTGTCGGGACGCGATAGACGCACCCTCGGCTGCTCTCGAGGTCCTACCTGATCCCTATAAATTGTCCTCGCAGACTATGTTACAG GTGTGCGCGTACGCTGGCACGGGGGACGTGTTGATCGTGCAGGAGCTTCTGCGAATTTGCTCGGAACCAGTCGAAGGTGAGAGTGTGCCCCCCACTCCAGCAAGTAGCCCCGCACCCTGCTGCTGCGATCCGAAACCTCGAACCTCTGAGCCCCCTACCAAGAATATTAAGGAAAAGTCGGAGGAAAAGAAGGGAGCATCGAA AGAAATAGGGTCGTCGCAGGCTATAGCTACTTTGGGGGTCGCTGCAGTGGGCCTGGGAGAAGGGACGGAGGACTCACGGATCTTTGGGCAG ATTGGAAGATATGGTTCCCTATCGGCAAGACGAGCTATGCCACTGGCCCTGGGCTTGGCCTCCCTCTCGACCCCGGACCTGTCAGTGCTGGACGTTCTGAACAAATACAGCCACGATAATGACCCCGACGTGGCCAACAACGCGATCTTTGCTCTTGGTCTGGTCGGTGCTGGGACGAACAACGCGCGTTTGGCGACCATGTTGAGGCAGCTGGCCTGCTACCACGCGAAGAACCCTCTGCATCTGTTCCTCGTTCGGATATCCCAGGGCCTGGTTCACCTAGGCAAA GGCACGCTGTCAATATCCCCATTGCGGTACGCGTCTAAAGTCCTCGACCATGCTGCCTTGGCTGGGCTGATGGTGGTCCTAGTCGCGTTTCTGGATTGCAGGGACCTGATTCTAGGGAAGTCTCATTATCTGATGTACTGTCTCGCTCTGGCGATGGAGCCCAGGTGGCTGGTCACTTTGGATGAGAACCTGCAG AGTCTACCAGTGTCTGTAAGAGTGGGCAAGTCCGTGGACGTGGTGGGCAAGGCTGGGAATCCCAAATCCATATCCGGCGGTTACGTCCACACGACTCCAACGTTGCTCACCTCCGGTGAGAGGGCAGAGCTGGCTTTAGACGAGTACGAGCCAGTGTCCAGTGTGCTGGAGGGATTCGTAATTCTTCGAGAGAGAGCTGCTTCTTAG